A genomic segment from Sparus aurata chromosome 10, fSpaAur1.1, whole genome shotgun sequence encodes:
- the LOC115590387 gene encoding trace amine-associated receptor 13c-like produces the protein MEQFSFRTSFALYLVFVSGILVTILGNSLVIVSICHFKQLHSPTNVLILSLALVDLLVAVIVMPFSATRTVHGCWFYGDTFCQLHLSFELFLTTLSIFHLICIAVDRHQAICNPLHYSRKITISVAVMMVCVSWVLAAVYAYGVIYSKANMAGLEDISESFCLGSCFVYFNPLWGMLSSAFCFFFPCTVMVYLYTQIFVVAKQHVRKIGDKNNCLNGRGRGGLIKHSESKAAKTLSIVLGVFIFCWMPFFMQFIIDPLTGFHIDPYLLEALYWLSYLNSACNPIIYALFYPSFKKCFHCIITLKIFSSNSSTMNLSVK, from the coding sequence ATGGAACAGTTCAGTTTCAGGACCAGTTTTGCCCTCTATTTGGTGTTTGTTTCAGGCATACTGGTTACCATTTTAGGGAACTCTCTTGTCATCGTGTCAATATGTCATTTCAAACAGTTGCATAGTCCTACCAATGTGCTCATTTTATCTCTTGCTCTGGTTGATCTACTAGTGGCTGTTATTGTGATGCCCTTCAGCGCTACACGGACTGTTCATggctgctggttctatggtgaTACATTCTGTCAACTGCATCTCAGTTTTGAGCTGTTTCTCACCACTCTTTCTATCTTTCATCTAATTTGCATTGCTGTTGACAGACATCAAGCAATATGTAATCCTCTGCATTACTCTAGAAAAATCACAATATCAGTGGCTGTGATGATGGTATGTGTCAGCTGGGTACTGGCTGCTGTCTATGCTTATGGAGTAATTTATTCAAAGGCCAACATGGCAGGGTTAGAGGATATATCAGAATCATTTTGCCTTGGTAGTTGTTTTGTCTACTTTAACCCACTTTGGGGAATGTTGAGCAGtgctttctgctttttctttccctgcactgTAATGGTTTATCTTTACACTCAAATATTTGTTGTGGCTAAACAGCATGTAAGAAAGATTGGAGATAAGAACAATTGTTTGAATggcagagggagaggtgggTTGATTAAGCACTCTGAGAGCAAGGCTGCAAAGACTCTCAGTATTGTGCTTGGTGTATTCATCTTTTGTTGGATGCCCTTTTTTATGCAATTTATAATTGATCCCCTCACTGGCTTCCACATTGATCCTTACCTCTTGGAAGCATTATACTGGTTGAGTTACTTGAATTCAGCCTGTAACCCCATTATTTATGCCTTGTTTTATCCCtccttcaaaaaatgttttcattgtataATCACTCTGAAAATATTCAGCTCAAATTCTTCAACTATGAATTTATCTGTTAAATGA
- the LOC115590388 gene encoding trace amine-associated receptor 13c-like, which produces MTHASLPPEQLMYCVPGSNASCVMIRLGFWTDFALYLVFVSGMLVTILGNSLVILSICHFKQLHSPTNVLILSLALVDLLVGVIVMPFSATRSVHGCWFYGDTFCHLHLSFEWLLTTLSVFHLLCIAVDRHQAICNPLHYSRKITITVAMMMVCVSWALAAAYSYGVVYSKAHEAGLEDLLESIKCHGSCFVLFNPFVGILGSAFYFFFPCTAMICLYIQIFIVAKKHVRKIGDKNKCLNDRGRGGLIKQSECKAAKTLSIVLGVFIFCWMPWFLQAIIVPLTGFKINGLLSEVIAWLGYLNSACNPILYALFYPSFKKCFHCIITLKIFNFNLSVK; this is translated from the coding sequence ATGACCCATGCCTCATTGCCTCCAGAGCAGTTGATGTACTGTGTTCCAGGCAGTAATGCCTCATGTGTTATGATACGATTAGGTTTTTGGACAGATTTTGCCCTCTATTTGGTGTTTGTTTCAGGCATGCTGGTTACCATTTTAGGGAACTCTCTTGTCATCTTGTCAATATGTCACTTCAAACAGTTGCATAGTCCAACCAATGTGCTCATTTTATCTCTTGCTCTGGTTGATCTACTTGTAGGTGTTATTGTGATGCCCTTCAGTGCCACACGGTCTGTTCATggctgctggttctatggtgaTACATTCTGTCATCTGCATCTCAGTTTTGAGTGGCTTCTCACCACTCTTTCTGTCTTCCACCTACTTTGCATTGCTGTCGACAGACATCAAGCAATATGTAATCCGCTGCATTATTcaagaaaaatcacaataaCAGTGGCAATGATGATGGTATGTGTCAGCTGGGCACTGGCTGCTGCCTACTCTTATGGAGTAGTTTATTCAAAGGCCCATGAAGCAGGGTTAGAAGATTTATTGGAATCAATAAAGTGCCATGGCagttgctttgttttatttaacccATTTGTGGGAATCTTGGGCAGTGCTTTCtactttttctttccctgcactgCAATGATTTGTctttatattcaaatatttattgtGGCTAAAAAGCATGTAAGAAAGATTGGAGATAAgaacaaatgtttaaatgacagagggagaggtgggTTGATTAAACAGTCTGAATGCAAGGCTGCAAAGACTCTCAGTATTGTGCTTGGAGTTTTCATCTTTTGTTGGATGCCATGGTTTTTGCAAGCAATAATTGTTCCTCTCACTGGCTTCAAAATAAATGGTCTGCTCTCTGAAGTAATAGCTTGGTTGGGTTACTTGAATTCAGCCTGTAACCCCATTCTTTATGCCTTGTTTTATCCCtccttcaaaaaatgttttcattgcatTATCACTCTGAAAATATTCAACTTCAATTTATCTGTTAAATGA
- the LOC115590389 gene encoding trace amine-associated receptor 13c-like, protein MTHASLPPELLLYCVPGSNASCVMIRKGFWTDFALYLVFVSGMLVTILGNSLVILSICHFKQLHSPTNVLILSLALVDLLVAVIVMPFSATRTVHGCWFYGDTFCHLHVSFELFLTTLSIFHLICIAVDRHQAICNPLHYSRKITITVAVMMVCVSWALAAVYAYGVLYSKANVAGLEELMASIKCLGGCFVYFNPLWGMLSSALCFFFPCTIMVCLYTQIFIVAEQHVRKIGDKNNCSNDRGRGGLIKHSESKAAKTLSIVLGVFIFCWMPLFVQFIIDPLTGFRIPAFLLEVLYWLGYFNSACNPIIYALFYPSFKKCFHCIITLKIFSSNSSTMNLSVK, encoded by the coding sequence aTGACTCACGCCTCATTGCCTCCAGAGCTGTTATTGTACTGTGTTCCAGGCAGCAATGCCTCATGTGTTATGATACGAAAAGGTTTTTGGACAGATTTTGCCCTCTATTTGGTGTTTGTTTCGGGCATGCTGGTTACCATTTTAGGGAACTCCCTTGTCATCTTGTCAATATGTCACTTCAAACAGTTGCATAGTCCAACCAATGTGCTCATTTTATCTCTTGCTCTGGTTGATCTACTAGTGGCTGTTATTGTGATGCCCTTCAGTGCCACCCGGACTGTTCATggctgctggttctatggtgaTACATTCTGTCATCTGCATGTCAGTTTTGAGCTGTTTCTCACCACTCTTTCTATCTTCCACCTAATTTGCATTGCTGTTGACAGACATCAAGCAATATGTAATCCTCTGCATTATTCTAGAAAAATCACAATAACAGTGGCTGTGATGATGGTATGTGTCAGCTGGGCACTGGCTGCTGTCTATGCTTATGGAGTACTTTATTCAAAAGCCAATGTAGCAGGGTTAGAAGAGTTAATGGCATCAATAAAGTGCCTTggtggttgttttgtttactttaaCCCACTTTGGGGAATGTTGAGcagtgctttgtgttttttctttccctgcactATAATGGTTTGTCTTTACACTCAAATATTTATTGTGGCCGAACAGCATGTAAGAAAGATTGGGGATAAGAACAATTGTTCaaatgacagaggaagaggtgggTTGATTAAACACTCTGAGAGCAAGGCTGCAAAGACTCTCAGTATTGTGCTTGGTGTATTCATCTTTTGTTGGATGCCTTTATTTGTGCAATTTATTATTGATCCCCTCACTGGCTTCCGCATTCCTGCTTTCCTCTTGGAAGTATTATACTGGTTGGGTTACTTCAATTCAGCCTGTAACCCCATTATTTATGCCTTGTTTTATCCCtccttcaaaaaatgttttcattgtataATCACTCTGAAAATATTTAGCTCAAATTCTTCAACTATGAATTTATCTGTTAAATGA